Proteins encoded together in one Calditrichota bacterium window:
- a CDS encoding GNAT family N-acetyltransferase has translation MQSTASTAAAPKTDSTFEYQIIRSDRQLPKWLDRTALVHFIHSTMTPWQDTQGDISRGLDYAFSKESGKGGFLVLATRREELCGMLLMLNTGMGGYVPENLLLFVSVDPKLRGHGLGTKIIDRALKECKGAVKLHVDFENPAKRLYERIGFTHKYAEMRLAR, from the coding sequence CACCTTTGAATACCAAATCATCCGGAGCGACCGGCAGCTGCCCAAGTGGCTGGACCGAACGGCTCTCGTGCACTTCATCCACTCAACCATGACTCCGTGGCAGGACACCCAAGGGGATATTTCCCGTGGGCTGGATTACGCTTTTTCGAAAGAGTCCGGGAAAGGTGGATTTCTTGTATTGGCAACACGCAGGGAAGAACTTTGCGGCATGTTGCTCATGCTAAACACGGGCATGGGGGGGTATGTACCTGAAAATCTACTTCTTTTTGTCTCTGTCGATCCCAAGCTAAGGGGGCATGGATTGGGCACGAAAATCATCGACCGTGCGCTGAAGGAATGCAAAGGCGCGGTCAAACTGCACGTGGACTTTGAGAATCCGGCGAAAAGACTATACGAGCGGATCGGATTCACTCACAAATATGCCGAAATGAGGCTCGCGCGATGA
- a CDS encoding alanine racemase, giving the protein MNRVTIDAAALRHNIHIIDGWMKEHQAEWALVAKAICGHPETISALSKMGVGAFADSRLRNLRAIRNNAPGKGIWYLRLPHLGAVSEVISMTDVSLNSEEEVIVELNEEAGRQGKSHGIIVMIEVGDLREGIVPGRLVEFYENIFRLPNIRVLGIGANIGCLSGAVPNPDQFMQLALYKELLELKFKKKLPLISAGASSALPLLLEGGLPQGINHFRIGEAVFLGTDLVRGGILPGLRSDAITLEVEVIEIKEKSLIPMGDTSLITPFETSFEQPDIEGSATRRGYRAIVSIGQLDTDIGGLTPRNPQFKIAGASSDVTVLNIGEEDMGMKLGDVVKFDVNYSALVRLMNNSYTERVLLPEPERARAKVELAHA; this is encoded by the coding sequence ATGAATCGCGTAACCATTGACGCCGCGGCGCTGCGGCACAACATCCACATTATTGACGGCTGGATGAAAGAACATCAGGCCGAGTGGGCGCTCGTGGCTAAAGCTATATGCGGCCACCCAGAAACTATCTCCGCGCTCTCTAAAATGGGAGTGGGGGCCTTCGCCGATTCACGCCTTCGGAATTTGCGCGCGATTCGCAACAACGCACCCGGCAAAGGCATCTGGTATCTCAGGCTTCCGCACCTCGGAGCGGTCTCCGAAGTTATTTCCATGACGGACGTCAGCCTTAACAGTGAAGAAGAAGTCATAGTCGAGCTGAACGAGGAAGCGGGCAGGCAGGGCAAAAGTCACGGCATCATTGTGATGATTGAAGTCGGGGACTTGCGCGAAGGAATTGTGCCGGGCCGGCTGGTGGAATTCTATGAGAATATCTTCCGGCTGCCGAACATCCGCGTACTTGGTATCGGCGCGAACATCGGGTGTTTGTCGGGTGCGGTGCCGAACCCAGATCAGTTCATGCAGCTTGCGCTGTACAAAGAGCTGTTGGAACTCAAATTCAAGAAGAAACTCCCGTTGATTTCGGCCGGAGCTTCTTCAGCCCTTCCCTTGCTTCTGGAAGGCGGTCTGCCGCAGGGAATAAACCACTTCAGAATCGGCGAAGCTGTGTTCTTGGGGACAGACCTTGTGCGCGGCGGGATTCTGCCGGGATTGCGCAGCGACGCGATTACGCTTGAAGTTGAGGTCATCGAAATCAAGGAAAAGAGCTTGATTCCGATGGGCGACACAAGTCTAATCACACCGTTTGAAACCAGTTTCGAACAGCCCGACATCGAAGGCAGCGCGACGCGGCGGGGCTATCGCGCGATTGTCTCGATTGGCCAATTGGATACGGATATTGGCGGGCTGACTCCGCGCAACCCGCAATTCAAAATTGCGGGTGCGTCGAGTGACGTCACGGTGCTGAACATCGGCGAAGAAGACATGGGGATGAAACTCGGCGACGTCGTGAAATTCGACGTGAACTATTCCGCCCTTGTCAGACTTATGAACAACAGTTACACTGAGCGCGTGCTCCTCCCGGAACCGGAGCGCGCGCGTGCCAAAGTGGAATTGGCTCACGCATAA
- a CDS encoding redoxin domain-containing protein, which produces MKTLLSLALATMMLASIGCGQSGSKQAAVKVDDAKKLNFTYKTTAGETVDARQYYGKVVLVDVWDTWCGPCRKGIPHLIDLYNEYQGKVEIVGLAFAREGAPKVQAFSDQMKINYPVGIFGDEAAQVFGRPRSIPTLFIIGKDGEIAETVVGYRPKEFFEQKIQSLL; this is translated from the coding sequence ATGAAAACACTTCTGTCACTCGCTCTGGCAACGATGATGTTGGCCTCTATCGGCTGCGGCCAATCCGGCTCCAAGCAAGCCGCGGTCAAAGTGGACGATGCCAAGAAACTGAATTTTACTTACAAGACGACCGCTGGTGAAACCGTCGATGCACGCCAATACTACGGTAAAGTCGTCCTCGTTGACGTGTGGGATACGTGGTGCGGTCCGTGCCGCAAAGGGATTCCGCACCTGATCGACCTTTACAACGAATATCAAGGTAAGGTTGAAATCGTCGGTCTCGCGTTTGCCCGGGAAGGCGCGCCCAAGGTGCAGGCTTTTTCCGACCAAATGAAAATTAACTACCCTGTCGGTATTTTTGGCGACGAAGCGGCGCAAGTTTTCGGCCGTCCGCGCTCGATTCCGACGCTCTTTATTATCGGCAAGGACGGAGAAATTGCCGAGACCGTAGTGGGTTACCGGCCCAAAGAATTCTTTGAGCAGAAGATCCAAAGCTTACTGTAA
- the trxA gene encoding thioredoxin, whose translation MSNAAANAVLKVTDQSFVDTVKSNKILIVDCYADWCGPCRMIAPIVEDLANEYSGRVAFAKIDVDQSPAVSRQFHISSIPTLLFFKDGEMIDRQIGALPKHALQARVEALLGN comes from the coding sequence ATGTCGAATGCCGCTGCCAATGCAGTGCTCAAAGTCACCGACCAGTCGTTCGTCGACACGGTGAAGTCAAACAAGATTTTGATCGTGGATTGCTATGCGGACTGGTGTGGTCCGTGCCGAATGATTGCGCCGATCGTAGAAGATTTGGCCAACGAATATTCCGGCCGCGTCGCCTTCGCAAAAATTGACGTGGATCAATCGCCGGCCGTCAGCCGCCAGTTCCATATCAGCTCGATTCCGACGCTGCTGTTCTTCAAGGACGGCGAAATGATCGACCGCCAGATCGGTGCGCTTCCCAAGCACGCCTTGCAGGCGCGCGTGGAAGCACTGCTCGGCAACTAA